The following proteins are encoded in a genomic region of Alphaproteobacteria bacterium:
- a CDS encoding type IV toxin-antitoxin system AbiEi family antitoxin domain-containing protein yields the protein MKKAQKHLHELVPYGLVVTRSWLMDKGGVERHTLDNWIKSEQLVSVTSEVRGVFKLPETTRLTWEGVVCSLQRMHEVVMPGGLTALTLQGHAHYLSPLAHKTVHLYSQEKMPEWINKFPLQTTYIHHKNLPLKALRSTGLKNHVYSTKHGQSYEDTIPWAWRLDEWPLTISGPERAMFEVLMDVPENTSLEHANQLMQGLPMLSPIKLNRLLSRCENVKVKRLFLWLAEKNQLPWLKKIDLDKFSMESGALGSGKRELVKGGKLDPKYLITVPKEMAGNTHG from the coding sequence ATGAAAAAGGCACAAAAACACCTTCACGAGCTTGTCCCTTATGGGCTGGTCGTCACGCGCTCTTGGTTGATGGATAAAGGGGGCGTTGAACGCCATACGCTTGATAATTGGATCAAGAGCGAGCAATTGGTTTCTGTTACCTCTGAAGTCCGTGGAGTATTCAAGCTGCCGGAGACGACGCGACTTACATGGGAAGGCGTTGTTTGTTCGTTACAAAGAATGCATGAAGTTGTGATGCCGGGAGGGTTGACGGCTCTAACTCTTCAAGGCCACGCGCATTATCTATCTCCTTTGGCGCATAAAACTGTGCACCTTTATAGCCAAGAAAAGATGCCGGAATGGATAAACAAGTTTCCGTTGCAAACAACCTATATCCACCACAAGAATCTTCCATTGAAAGCCTTGCGTTCGACCGGTCTCAAGAATCATGTTTATTCCACAAAGCACGGCCAGTCCTATGAAGATACAATACCCTGGGCATGGCGCTTGGATGAATGGCCTCTCACGATATCAGGGCCGGAACGCGCAATGTTTGAAGTGCTTATGGATGTCCCGGAAAACACTTCTCTCGAACATGCCAATCAGCTAATGCAAGGTCTGCCTATGCTGTCACCCATCAAGCTAAACAGGCTGCTTTCGCGCTGTGAAAATGTTAAAGTAAAACGCCTGTTTCTTTGGCTTGCCGAAAAAAATCAATTGCCCTGGCTAAAGAAAATCGATCTCGATAAATTCAGCATGGAAAGCGGCGCACTAGGATCGGGCAAACGCGAGCTTGTAAAAGGCGGCAAGCTTGATCCCAAATATCTGATAACAGTGCCGAAGGAAATGGCCGGGAATACACATGGATAG
- a CDS encoding nucleotidyl transferase AbiEii/AbiGii toxin family protein: MDRNSLYYRQVRLLVRLFPIIGQESCFALKGGTAINLFVRDLPRLSVDIDLVYLPLDDRETALRNARSALSRIAANIKKELPDSEVLTTHEASDALRLFVTQGDARIKIELSPVLRGSVFPPIAMDVRPIVEEEFGYGEMLVLSLPDLYAGKLCAALDRQHPRDLFDVKLLMENEGIDDDLRKTFLVYLISHHRPIAELIAPTRKDIRNIFEGEFARMTTIPVTVADLEETREKFIKTLRASLTKQEKAFLLSFKSREPDWPLLGLQDVENLPAVRWKLLNLQKMSEQKHQDAYVNLEKELLGR, from the coding sequence ATGGATAGGAACAGCCTCTATTACCGGCAGGTGCGGCTGCTCGTGCGGCTCTTTCCCATAATTGGGCAAGAAAGCTGCTTTGCCTTGAAGGGCGGAACGGCGATCAATTTGTTTGTTCGCGATCTTCCTCGGCTTTCGGTCGATATCGACCTCGTTTATCTCCCGCTTGATGACCGCGAGACGGCGCTTCGGAATGCGCGCAGCGCCTTATCCCGGATAGCCGCCAATATTAAAAAGGAATTGCCGGATAGCGAGGTGCTAACCACGCATGAAGCATCCGATGCATTGCGGCTCTTCGTCACGCAAGGGGATGCCCGCATCAAAATCGAACTGTCGCCAGTGTTGCGCGGAAGTGTGTTTCCTCCTATCGCCATGGACGTCAGGCCGATTGTGGAAGAGGAATTCGGCTATGGCGAGATGCTGGTTCTCTCCTTGCCTGATTTGTACGCTGGTAAGCTTTGCGCGGCGTTGGATCGCCAGCATCCGCGGGATTTGTTCGATGTTAAACTGCTCATGGAAAACGAGGGCATCGACGACGACTTACGCAAGACCTTCCTCGTCTACCTTATCAGTCATCACAGGCCTATCGCCGAATTGATCGCCCCGACGCGGAAAGACATACGCAATATCTTCGAGGGCGAATTCGCTAGAATGACCACGATACCGGTCACGGTGGCCGACCTGGAGGAAACGCGCGAGAAGTTCATCAAAACTCTTCGCGCTTCCTTGACCAAACAGGAGAAAGCTTTCCTGCTGTCCTTCAAGTCGCGCGAGCCGGATTGGCCGCTTCTCGGCTTGCAAGATGTTGAGAATTTGCCCGCGGTTCGCTGGAAGCTGCTCAATCTTCAGAAGATGTCAGAGCAAAAACATCAAGACGCTTATGTAAATTTGGAGAAGGAATTGTTGGGACGTTAA